TATAGAGAGCAACGAGGGGTGATGGAGAAGCCTTTAACTTGTTGACTTTTAACATGCATGATGCACGCATTAAATTGTCTTCCTTCCACGATATCGCACCTTATTTTcaaccctttctctctctttatatatatatatattgaaaccAGTTAGCTACCCCTCTAGCCGAATGactattttgtttattttgcatTCTTAAAACAGTCTCTCGAAAAGTGCAGAAGTTTTTAACAACAGAATAAGCCCTTTACGATAATTTTGGGTGAtactaaataaaaaataatcattcGGCTGCAGAGGTAAACTGTGTAGttggctgatatatatatatatatatatatatatatatatatatatatatatatatatatatatatatatatatatatatagccagcAAAGCAATGCTGATTATATTATTTTGGGGCCCCAAAACGATTTAATCAATATGCCCCATGTTTTGACAAGCAGTTGCCTTAAGTTACAAGAAAACAACAGCTGTCATTTAAATTTTCGGGTGGATTCGGGTTGtcttttttgttaaaatcaGAGACATGTTCTAATTGGgaattaaacaaaatcaaagtTCTTTATGCTATCGATCTGTCAAGCATTGTGATTCACAAACTATTTGGCATTTCCTTCTCAGTTCTCACGAAACTTGTTGATTAAGCAGATTATATAATTCATTGGTATGCATTCCCCTTCTTCATTCTCAAAGTAAAAACAATACCCGAAGTGTTGGCGACAGATTAACCATTGCATCATCGTTTGCATCGAGTTCTTGAGAATTGGAAACAGCTAGATATATATCCAGTGATTTAGTAACATTTTAACATGGGCGTTTTGCACGTCGTTTTTATAATATCATACCCTTTCTTTTCGAGAGTAATCAAACTTAGTTGGCCCAGCCAGTGAGTCAAGAAATCAGGATGGCTTTGCCTCTCGCTAGTGACTCGGCGAATCAACTCGAACAAGATCGATCGGTTTATAATTCTTTGTAAAATTGTTTGAATACACCGAAAAGGGTTATAACCGGTGGAACCGTGTGGAAGACTTCCGCCAAGTGAGGTGTCGGTGGACTATCTAGAGCCCAAGGCATCCTTGGAGTTCAAGAAAGCCCCATTGATGCAATAGCCACCGCCGCTGTTTTATTTGATGCTACTAACTGAGTTTCTGACCGTCGCAGCACCAGTAACTTAGCGTAATCTCTCCTCGCCATAATCGTCCTAAGGCAGCGAGGATATGGTTGTATTTATAGCACCAACATGGGCTCGAAAGCTATACTAATTTGTAAACGAGTAGAGCTCAGGCTCAAACGTATGCTCGAAACGTTTAGTACGATGAGTTCAAGGTGcaagaactcaactcgtttaaactTGACTGGGTCGGCTACGTAATGAATGCTGAAATATGAAGTTTGAGCTGAGCTTAAGCTCCAGCGTTTTGAGTTGACTGTACATTGAGCTGGACCAACTCAAGCTCACTTCGACTCAGTTGCAACCCTACCTACTGTGCTGCGACCTCTGCCGCTGTTTCTGGCGCTAATTTAGCGGCAGAGCTGTAACCTTTTGTCATAGTGACCAAATGGGAGGTATATAAACTCCATGTTAGATCTCAACTGTGCCAACTTAATTTGACTTCTATGGCTGCTTCAATTGAACAGAATGGTGGATGGAAAGTAAGGAATGAAGAACGAAAAATGGCATACATGTACAGTTCCGCTATGAATCAGCGACGATTGTTTACAACTCCTCTAATGTCAATTTTCGGTGTAGTCAAAATGGTTTTCCCATCCTTAATATCAAGAGAGAGTCGGAATGGACGTGACTCTTGAGGAAGCAACCCTTCATCTTTCCATAACTCCTCTGAATGTCAATTTTCGGTGTAGTCAAAATGGTTTTTCCATCCCTTTTTATATTATATCAAGAGAGAGTCGGAATGGACGTGACTCTTGAGGAAGCAACCCTTCATCTTTccatacctatatatatatatatatatatatacacacacacacacacacaccttaAATTGTAAATTAATTTCTTAAGTTAGTTTATCTAAATTATATTTCATAACTCTGCTTAACCGTTAAGAGAATGTCCATACCTTATGGCCACACTCTTACATCCTTAATTATAAATATTGAACTAAAGTTTTTTTCCCACTCCTTGCAAATTAATTACCTTGTGATATCTGCCTGTTGCTGAATGATTTCAATAAGGAACGGCGTACAGATCTATTGCTTTTAATAATTTGGATGGAGAACTAACTTGTTGGCTAGTACTAGACTTTATCAACAAAAGGCTGATGAGTAGGgatgaaattttggattttcGAGTTCAGTGTGGTTAAGATCAGTTGATTTCATCAGGTTACTTTCAATATAATCTAGAGGCACCCAGAGGCTGAGTCAAGGGAGAAGCATGCCTCCACCCCCTCACCAAGCACcctatatttttatttcactctggtaaaattttgaaactataatttgactctttttcatggaaaaatatttatcaTTGCCTCTGGAGGCTCCCACCGAAAAAATGTTGGTAACTAATTAATGCatatcatctatatatatatatatatatatatatatatatatatatatatatatatatatatatatatatatatatatatatatatatatatatatatatgtatgtatgtatgtatgcctTTAAGAATGTGATATAGTAAATTGCATACGAAAAGGAGACCGAGAAATTAGTCATGTTGAAGTTACTTATAAGTTGATGTATCCATGACCAgctataaattttcatttatttcatgttCTTGAAGAAATGTGCATGTCAATATTAGTAACCGGCAATTTGTTTGCTCACTATTAATGTACACGTACATGTATTGCCTGCATGCccatacttttcatttttatgaattGCAAAAGGGGCCAATATGAGCAGCACTATGTGGGGtagttttatattttcatgcaagcaTGCCGTTTATTAAAAAATGTCACGTTGTTACCTATAAATAATAAACACTACTATGAGGTCATATGCTGAATGAGTCCCACATTTCGGTAGGACTCGGGGAAGAGTGAACTGGGAATGCAAGAACTGCACCAAATTCTAGgcacttaaaaaattatattcttttaactctttttgaaaaacattcTTATGGGTGTCGGTATTCATGTGAAAAACCTTGGAAGGCTTCAGGATTATTTTATTGCATGTGGAAATAAGATTTATATTTTACAGACAATAACTTATAAGTATTagaaaatgaactaatgaaACTAAGTGCCGTAAGATATGACGGCGAGATCCGATCTCTTAGTCGTAGATTAATGTGCATCGTGTCCCTTCCAATACGGTAAGGCCATCCAGATgttgattaattatttttatcGGAGAGAAGATGTGATATCATGACCGTACCATTTGAATTGGTTGATCCTCTTTTATGAACGTAGACGCTTCATGGAGCAAGGAACATTacatttctatatatatataattattaatgAGTGGAAGTTGGTGGGAAAACTGGTAGTGATAattaaggtaaaaaaaaatccagaaaagtATTGGTTATCGCTGAAGTGACGATCACGTTTTTGGCTTCAGCTCCTTCGGTATTGCTCTATATAAAGAATGGAGCCTCACGACGTAGGACTACAAGGAGATCAATTGAGATTAAGCAAAGAGAGATCAGACAGAATCAGGGGAAGGGCAACAGGGAGATCAACGCAAAAAGAAACATGTCTGGCTGCGGTGGCAACTGTGGATGTGGCTCTAACTGCAAGTGCGGTGGAGGGTAtacaacatctctctctctctctctctctctctctctctctctctctctcttatatctGTCTCTTATgcaggtttttctttctttccttctattcTTGTAAAATCTCACTCTAgaaagtttagttttgtatcCATGATTGTGAAGAATTTTGAAGACTCACAAAAAAGGTTGTTAAAATTATTGATTGTCAGATTGGGATTCATCAGTCCCAACCTTGTACGAGTGTGAGTGGGATGTTACAATTCTTGCTTTTGGGCTTTGATAATAAATGACCTCGCTGTACAGGTGCAAGATGTTTCCTGATCTCACCGTTTCTGAAGCAATGGGTGCTGAGATCTTGATTTCTGGAGTTGCACCGCTTGTTCGGTATGTCCTGCTCACCTCCTCTTCTGCTTCGTATGGTTTTACTGTTCTTTGTTCCCCCCTTAATTCCATTGTGTCAATGAATTTTGTAAATTTGGATGAGTGCAGGCGTTTCAGTGGAGTATTGGAGATGGTTGAGGAAGGACATGATGTGAGTGAAGGGTGCAAGTGCGGTAGGTGTGGCTGTGACCCTTGCACCTGTAAATGATGTCTCTTCTGTGTTCCGGGTGACCTGAGGATCACGACAAAGTTTATGTGTAGTTTGCTAATAATAAATTGGCCATAGGCGTTTCATGATCATCTAGGGCACCATGCCCTGGCCTAGCTTGTGTGCTTGCTTGTCTCCCATGTGAAAGTTATTGTGTCTGCGGTTGGAATCTGAATCATGTAAACATAAGTGTGGAATGAAATGATTCGTTTCTGTGCtaattatgtgtgtgtgtgtatatatatatatatatatatgcatcttttttttgtgAGGTTCGTAGAAATATGCCAAGGCCGTGTACCTAATCAGTCGTGTTTTCAAATTAAGTATAAATTATTATTcctgtttttaagaaaaaattattaattaagTTAAATACGAGAACTCACAATAAGTGTATATCACGACCAGGGCCAAATCTCTGTGTAGATTATACAAAAGGCTCCCAAAGttttggtaaataaaaaaaactgctCCAGTTTTCAAACATTGTCAGATAGAAAGaagcaggttatatgttatTGCGTATAACAATGGACCATATGTTATAGATTGGAACTGCCAAAAAAATGATATGGGTCAAAAAATGCCCTGTAAAATGAACGAATACTTCTTAAATTTGAACTGTAGGAACATGGTTTTTGTGTTACGGCATGGCACAGAATCATTCTTCAAGatagaaacattaattttttacatGAAATGATAAAGTACTTCTCATAAAGGACTCTTCTCTTGGGtttgaagatatttttttttccttgggaAGGCaacttttatcattaatttatatcaaaagttaatatttttttgtcatttattggctgattatttatccaaaaaattgaCCGTTGGTCATTTGTCTGTTACTTTTAAAAGTTGATCAGTGATTTGTTATTTATCCAAACATTGGTCgctttttttcttgtaatttttcaaaaaaaaaatctttctcaATGGCCATTTTTCGCATCCCAtctcaagttttcaaaataaatcaCCTTAAAACATACTTAGTAATGGAAGCATATTGTTGTAACGTGAAGGGGTTATTAAAAGACCCTTGTCAAGTAAGAAGTCTTTGAAGAGCGCCCTTGTGAACTACTAATGTACTCTTTGATGTTGTATGCATATCAGCCTTCTTTGAAGGACAAACAACATTGCTGAGGCACCAAAAGAACAAGCTTCATTGATGTGGTGGATCAAGCTAGCTTTACAGTATTAATTAGTGGCTTTGGGTTTGGTAGTCTGAAATATTGATTCTAAAATTGAGAATGACctatttgataaaacatgaattaaattTCTATAATTGAGTAGTTAAGTCATCATTACATGTGCCCTAAAGAGCaacaaaagaattttaaaattctggaattataATTCCACCCCCATGGTAGAATAAGCTTTTCAAGAACCGAGGCAGGGAGAATCCAGGATGGAAACCAAGAACACGGGTGACTACGACGCATGGATTTGATCACCCGCACAGCTCTTGAGAGACCATGAAGCGGTTTTTGATTTTTCACATTGAACAACAAGCTGCTCACAGCCGTCTacctacaaaaagaagaaaagaagtcCAATCCAGCCAAGATGATCAAGAATGCAGGAAGACCTATTATGAATTATGATCGTCCCGCCTTGAGAGTGATAGGCTTGATAGTTGGTCAGGTTTGGAATGCCTATAAAGGTAGGTAGGGTAGGGCCGAAGTTCGCGAAAGCGAAGGTAGATAGGTTGCTGCCCACCGTCTTGACCTTT
Above is a window of Nymphaea colorata isolate Beijing-Zhang1983 chromosome 8, ASM883128v2, whole genome shotgun sequence DNA encoding:
- the LOC116259428 gene encoding metallothionein-like protein type 2; the protein is MSGCGGNCGCGSNCKCGGGCKMFPDLTVSEAMGAEILISGVAPLVRRFSGVLEMVEEGHDVSEGCKCGRCGCDPCTCK